ctcaaattatttatgtaattatttgttAGAGTATCACTAACAATAATTGATAATACTAGAAAaagattttgtttctttaaaGAATTGCCgattcatttaaattaatttgatgttgtgtttagcatggtattatttttatgcgCTTAAAATTGGAGTATATTGTAGTAAAGGAACGCTGGAAAATTAttcttgataatttttttggagCATCTAGAAAGGGAATatatatcaacacaataatgtagtagtagtattttttattgcttATGCTATAAATGGGGTcgatatataattattaaaataatagtagtagtatttagaTTTCGCTCCTAAAACAAATCGTTTGATGAGAATTGTAAACAAGTTAAAGCTTGAGTTTGATAATTCTTATATCCCCGACTTCGAGTGAAGCTTGTTAGTTAGAGGGCGTTCGACTAGATAAAATGACAATGAGatataatatcaaataagCTAAAATTAGATTctttttaagattaaattagtcatgaaTTGTGATCAATTGTCACCGAATATGATGTACTAACATTCTGGACACCGTCCAAAATACATTGTCACATGACTCACAAAGCTAAGCTTTTTGAGAgattgaaacaaaaaacagaaaatgatATTGCACATGATCTTTAGtctaaaataaacatttttgtACTTCCTCAGTCCCCCAAATATTATCCCACTTTGACCTGAGTttcaagaaatgtaataaaaagggagttgaaaaagttaatggaataatatgggtcctacttttatatattagtttaatactccctccgtcccatagtagatgtcacacttgagagatgacacgggattttaggtaGGGGTGgatcggtacggtataccgtgCCTAGAGTGTCATACCGCATACCGTACCTAAAGTAGCGGTATGACAAAATTCCATACCGATACCTTACCGAATTTCCGGTATACCGgacttcggtataccgaaaattcggtatgataattttcaataCCATTATCATACCGTTAATGTGGTATACCGTACCGTATTACGGTATACCATAATACCGTTATACattttatatccaaaatatttaaaataacatttccAAGTGTTCAACTATTTGAAAAAAGTccaaaacaataaaacttCAACAATTCAAATCCATATCCAAAACAACCAAACATATACccacaatatttaaaataacatttaaaCTTTAACTTGATGAATCCATCATAACCTAACTactgatattaatattaaatataaaatgggaCACGGTTTAGGTTACTTTTCAAATATGTGCCAAATGAAACTAAAGTAAAATAATGGCAATATGTGCCAAATGAATCTGAGTGagatgtgggacggagggattaaATCTGAAAGTAGAGTTTGAGGTCTTctatatagtatttaattagattatttatattaaatattttaagtttatacATATAGTGTATATACCGAAGATGCGGTATACACCGCGGTATGGGATATTTGATACCattaccgtaccgaaagtgTTCGGTGCGGTATGATACCGTACCAAAAACTacggtataccaaaaaatcGGTATTTTCGGCATTTTTCGGTATGGTAAGtccggtatttcggtatgttggtatttttttccacccctaattttagaagatgttattttgtgtctTAAGTggtaagagaaaatataatttttataattgatgtgagagggaacttttttcaaaagaagaaacgtgatcttttgtgggacaaactaaaaaggaaagtgtgacatctactatgggacggagggagtaataaaacgCGAGCAGGTGGAATATGATgcccactaccaaaaatggtaaaaagtgaaatgggaaaaattttgtgggacggacggaaatagaaaaatgggacaaactttcagggacggagggagtaataaatttgaaatatgagCTCTCATTTTATCAGATAACTAATACCGTTGAGTCTTAAATATGGTTTCTTAGAGCATTCACTATAAGAGGGCCAATCTCCAGGCCCTGAGATCGGCCTACCATTTCGGGAAACGGGCCGAAGAACGACCCTCACTTCTTTCCCCATTTTGGCCAATAGATCGGCCTTTGCCGATGGGTGATGGCGATAGGAGGCCGATCATCAGCCTCAACGCAtgaatcttttattttattttttatttgttttatttcataatttctacattataaatacCCTATctcatcattttcatttcccACGCCAAcatcttttcttctctcaatttctccatttcttctCTCCCTAAAAATATCAAGGTCTTCCAGTAGCGATTCCGACAACCCATATGTAGCTGCAATAGTACAACGCGTGCTTGCGAGGGAGGAAAAACAGGATCAAGAACAATAGGAGAAGGTTGTCTTAGCCAATCCGCCACCGACAAGCGGTTCAACGTAACCACACCGAGGCTCACGAACATCTACTCGTGGATTACTTTTTCGAGGAGCCACGGTGGCACCCGACGGTTTTACGTCGGTGTTTCAAAATGTGGCGTGAGCTATTCTTGTGGATTGTGAACAGGCTGTTGGTGCGTTACAAAGACTTCCAGCAGCGTTGGGACGCCGCCGGCAGGCCTGGATTGTCGTCGGTGCAAAAGTGCACAGCTGCAATTATGCAGTTGGCTTACGGATAAACGGTCGACATGTTTGACGATTATCTTCACGTGGATGACACGATTGGACGCGATTGTCTGAAGAAGTTCTGTAAAGGCTTGATCCAGACATTCGGCCCCACATATCTGCGAATGCCGACCGCAGAAGATTGTCACATCCGCTTGATTTGCATTGGAACATGCACGACTTTCCGAGGATGCTAGGCAGCATATATTGTATGCATTGACAATGGAAGAACTGTTCGACCACATGGAGAGACCAGTTTACGAGTAGGTACAAAGGCACGCACCCCACCCTCATACTGGAAGTCGTTGCTAACCAGCGGCTGCGGATTTGGCATGTGTACTTTAGCGTGGCCGGGTCAAAAAATGACCTCAACGTCCTGCAGTTCTCGCTTATCTTCAACAAGGAACGCAACGCATTTGGACCCTTGGTTGACTTCACCACCAACGATAACGAGTATCGTATGGGGTATAATTTGGCAGATAGCATATACCTGAGTTGGTCTGTTTTTGTGAAGATGATCAGTTTCCCAACTGAGCCGAAGAGGGGTTATTTTATCCAACGGCAAGAGGTTGTATgaaaggatgtggagcgggctttCGGGATGCTCCAAGCTCATTATCAGTTGGTCAAAGGTCTGACGTCTTTCTTCTTCCAAAATGATATCACAAATATCATCTACGCCACTATCGTCTTGCATAACATGATGGTGGGCGATGAAGGTCAAGGGGTTTCCAACGTCCCCGTTGAAGCCACAACTGGATCAAGCCACGATGTTTCTAGCGAGTCCTACCATCAGGGCATCCCTCACAGCTACGATGGGCTTCTTCGGAGATTTGTTGATGTACGCCAAAAAGCCGCCCATGTTCAACTCCAGTATGATatgattgaagaaatttgggCATGCAGGCACTGGCACGAATGATGcctattgtaattttatttaattttgcttctcgttatattttttttccaatatcgtaatacaacgaagatttgtgtattatattattttttgtattttaatttaatttatttgataacatattaaatatagaagtgcaaaaatattaaaataaaatagtgatgatCTGGAAAAGAAATAGACTGTGAAAGcgtctccggtggcgcccctcccactaggacttcccacaaaaactgtctgtcacgtcatcactagcccttcccattccactgccacatcactaggacttcccactgcactaggacttcccactaggacttcccgcaattattcaatttacggacttaaaatttacggaattaaaatgtcGACATGGAATACGGAAAAATTCgaaaacttcattaaaaaaattacataatacttaaaaaaaattacataataataaaaaaaaatacataatttaaaaaaaaattacataattttaaaaaaaatacataatttaaaaataaaattacataaaaatacataatttatagagttttaaaaaaaatatttaaaaatgcagACGTCCGACCGGgactcggacgtccgaccttcgccacagtggcggacgtccggtcggacgtggGGCTGAGGGGCGAGGACatgggacgggcgtgggcgcccttcccgttcactacggcggacgtccggtcggacgtcggcGACGTCCTACcgcgacgtccgccattggagaCGCTCTAAGAAGATTAGCATGTCCTGCGTAATGATGACATACATAAATCGAGAAATGGTGTATCtacattataattatataaactaACAATTTGTTTCGGCAAATAATTGGTACTGTGTAAGAAAATTGCATGCAAATATTGAAAAGAGTTTAATGTAAACATGTAATTGAAATGCtcagttgacataatgtggtTCGATGATTGGAGAAGTCTCGATTTGAATATGTAAAGATGGTGAGAAAGAGGATGAAAGCAAAAGTGATTTTGTTGCATGCCATAGCCCAAAATTTTGAGAAGGAAAATGAAGATTGTGTTTGAGTtgtaactcatttttttttaattcagtTATAACTTATCTTGATGTATTTATAGCGTTGAGATTCGAGAAATTAAACGAGTGAAGTAAACCTGCGACTTTAGTCTTCCTTCAATTCCTTATCTTGCTTTGCTTTGCTTGATGTCCAAGATCCCCTATAAGAATATTAGGGTTTTGAGAgaagaatatttatatgagATGCCATTTTATTCATTGACTTATGAAACAAGACAAGACACACATACACATTTATTGATACCTATAGCCCTATGCGGTTCGACTCTATTTAGCAACTCGGGAAAGAACcgacaaagaaaacccgaatTGGAGCTTATAATTATGCTCGACTCGATTACATTCATTACATAAATCataccaaataaaattaaccaAACATAGTCTTGGTGATGACGAGGTTGCACCGTGTGGAGCTACGGGCAGTCGTGCGCCCTACGGGGGGACGACACTGTTCCCACTAATGGTCGCGTTAAAGGCGGCCGTATCGGTCGCATTCACTCGCTTTGGTGTCTCAATCACGGTTGTTGTTTCGGTGATCGAAGACTATTTGATTGGCCTCGTGGAGATGCCCTAGCTTCGCATTTGAATATGTAAATATGGTGAGAAACAGGATAAAAGCAAATGTGATTTTGTTGGATGccatatcaaaaaaatttcacaaggcaaatgaagattgtgtttgatttgtaattgagttttttgtgattttattataactaCTCAAGATGGATTTATAGTGTCTAGGTTAGAGAAATTGAGTAAATCTGCGAACTAAGcgtgttattattatttgaataaatcattaaagaatttatatatacttttagagtggaaatattaaaataaaaatcataaggAAACTAATCAACAATGATgtaaaaaaatcgaaataatTGCAACTAAATATAGTAGACTTGAATAAAGAGCTGTCATTActcaatattatataaatttaatatttttgattatttagCATTGTATCATTTTTATGTGTTGCACATTGTATATTGTAGAAAATGGACTGCACTCAAAttgtttatgtaattatttgttAGAGTATCACTAACAATAATTGACAATACTAAAAAgagattttgtttctttaaaGAATTGCCgattcatttaaattaatttgatgttgTGTTTAGCCtggtattatttttatacgCTTAAAATTGGAGTATATTGTAGTGAAGGAACGCGggaaaattattcttttttgagCATCTACAAAGGGAATatatatcaacacaataatgtagtagtagtatttttttttattgcttatGCCTATAATTGGGTcgatataattattaaaatcatagTAGTATACGTATTAGATTTCGCCCATAAAACAAATCGTTTGGTGAGGCTTGTAAACAAGTTAAAGCTTGAGTTTGATAATACTCCGATCCCGGACTTGGAATGAAGCTTTTAGTTAGGTGGCGTTTAGCTcgatagataaaataatagtgagatacaaaataaaataagctataataagatttttttaaagattaaattagtcattGAGGTGGAATTGTGATGGATAGTCACGGAATATAATGTGATATTGACGATCCAAACATTGTCCAAATTACATTGTAACTTGAGATAAAGCAATTGAACAACAAACAATAAAGTGGAAATATGAGCTCTCATTTTGTTAGATAACTTAATACCGTTGAGTCTTAAATATGAGTTGTAAGAGCATTCACTATAAGAGGGCCGATCTCCAGGGTCTCTTACACCAAGCCCTGAGATTGGCCCTCATCGGCCAACCATTTGCGGGCAACGGGCCGAAGAACAACCCTCACTTCTTTCCCCATTTTGGCTGATTGATCGGCCTTGGACGATGGGTGCAGGATGGCCGATGATCGGCCCCCTATTGCAGAAGAAGGGCCGATCATCCGCCTCAACGCGTGAatttttattccataatttcTACACTATAATTACCTCATCCCATCTTTTCCATTTCCAACACCAACATCTTCTCTTCTCtcaatttctccatttttttcactctctaAAAATATACATGTCTTCCAGTAACGATTCTGATGACCCGAGTGTACTATATAATACACTTACTAAAATCGATATTCATTAAAGACCATCATTCGCGCATCGCGCATGGGTTGAACATCTTCATAATAAAAAGGacattatattcatatattggCATCGTGCGCAAGCCGCAAggtgataattttttaaattgattgatttggtgtgctataattttttattaagtgCTCAACATTTCGCAATTATTGTGGGAAAGGTATTGCAAGCAATTGTATATTGAGTAGACaattattcattcattcattcaactACAATTTGTTGGACCAACCTAAAATTAATGGAGTATCCAAACATAAAAATGTTTATTAGCTAAAATTGTAAATGAGTTGATCGAGTTAGTTATTCATTGTTTAAAAtctaattgaaaatatattttgtggagacttataaacaagataaaatagaaatggacaataatttaaattgcatCGTTATCTCGTGAAGCTTTACCTATATTTGTGGGTTACAGAAAATATAAGGGACAGtgaatttaaagtaattatttattgctatatatttctattaaaaTCAGTAGGCCTACTGATTAAAAACAATCCCTTCTTTTTGAATCATTCGGGTTTGAATCATAGCACcatcattcaaatatattctttttaatggtgtatttaaattatcgatattatcttaaatttttattgtttaaataatgtaatttcctttatttaaactatttatttttctttactcaaattattttttattttttaaaaatttcctttaaaaaaaattctctttaaattatgatgaatataaattaattatatacagAAACTATAGTGAATAACATTAACGAAGTAAAATAACACAGGTTGAATGAATTGTGTAAATATAGTGATTAATTAGTGATAGAATTGGTGTTGGGGAAATGATGACTAAGAATCTAAGATACACCATTGTGGGTGTCCTAATtaacacaataaattaaatatggtgAAACTTAACAAATAATTTGTGGTGCagttaataaaattgaacttGAAGGGTAccatttactatttatt
The genomic region above belongs to Salvia hispanica cultivar TCC Black 2014 chromosome 3, UniMelb_Shisp_WGS_1.0, whole genome shotgun sequence and contains:
- the LOC125209469 gene encoding uncharacterized protein LOC125209469 produces the protein MLQAHYQLVKGLTSFFFQNDITNIIYATIVLHNMMVGDEGQGVSNVPVEATTGSSHDVSSESYHQGIPHSYDGLLRRFVDVRQKAAHVQLQYDMIEEIWACRHWHE